Below is a window of Trueperaceae bacterium DNA.
AGGGGGGTCGTCGGGACGGCGGCGTCCGACGCGTCGGTCGGACTCGTCGGAGGGGCGGGTTGGGCCCCGCCGACGCCCGCGATCAGGGCGGCGAGCGCGACCGCCCGCACGGCGGCCCGCAGCCCCGCCGTCACGGGCCGCGGGTGGGGGGCCGGGGTGCGGGTCCGGGGGGGCGACGCCATGCGTCACGGTACCGCACGCGCGGCGCCGCTCGCGGGGCGTGCGCGGCCCCAGGGGGCGCCTGGGGGGCGCGTGCGGGGTTGCTATGCTCCGCGCATGGAGGAGGCGCAGCAGCTGGCGTTCGTCGCCCCGTTCGACGGGGAGGACGTCGGCTGGCACGTCACCGACGTCGGGGAGGACGGCGGACGCGTGGCGTTGGCGCCGCACGTGCGGGCGGCGGCCTTGCAGGCGCGCCTCGATGCGGTCGTCGGGCCGAGCGGGTGGTCGTTCGCGGTGCGTCCTTGGGGGGACGGGGCGCTCGCGGCGGAGCTGCGCGTCGGGGACGTCACGCGCAGCGCCGTCGTGGCGGTCCGAGGCCGCCCCGGCCTGGCGGAGGACCGGGGGGAGGCGGCGACGGGGGCGGCCTGGACCGCCGCGGCCGCCGGGTTCGGGGTGCGGGTCCCGGTGACGGTGGTGGGGGACGCGTGGGTGGACGCCGACCCCGCGACGGGCGAGCCGCTGTACCCGCCCGAGACCGACGACGTGCCGCCCGACGCCGCGGCGGACCTCCGGGCCGACCCCGGGGCCGCCCCCGCGGAGGCGTCGGAGGGGGCGGATGCGGGGGAGGACGACGTCGCGCGGGGGGCGCGGCCGTTGGCGGCGACCGCCGCCGCCGGCGACGCGGTCGACGCGAAGCCGGAGGTGCAGCGCTGGATCGACAAGCTCGTCGACCGGCTGAGCGAGGAGGGGTTGGGGGTGGAGGCCGCCCGGTTGGTGGCGCAGGCGGGTGGGTACGGCGGGGACGTCGAGGCGAGCCGCGCGCTGTACGCGTCGCTGCGCGACCTCCTCGTCGAGCGCGGTCGCGGGGCGTGATCAAGCTCGTCGCGATCGGGGACGTGCACGCCCGCTTCGAGGTCCTCTGGCGTGCCCTGCGGGCGACGGGGGCGGCGACCGCGGCGTACGAACCGAGCGACGCGGTGATCGAGGGGCGCATCGAGGTGGTCTGTACCGGCGACCTGGTGCACCCGAAGAACGCCGCGGCGTACGGCGCGCTGGTGGGGGTGACGCGCTTCGATCCGGGCGACCAGGAGCACCTGCGGCGGGCCGCGCGGGTGCAGGTGCGGGAGCTACGGCGGGTGCGGCGCTTCGTCGACGCCGCGCAGGGGCACGTCACGATCACGCTCGGGAATCACGACGACGCCGTCGTGCCGCCCCGCCGGGCGCTCGGGAGCGGCCGCATGCCGCACGCGGAGTTCGATCCGGAGCGGGGTGGGGAGGCGTTGCCGGACGACCTGGTGGCGTGGTTCGCGTCGTTCCCGCGCGCCTGGTCGCGGGACGGGGTGCAGGTGGCGCACGCCGGCCCCACGCCGGGCATGCAGACGTTCGACGACTTCTTCTACGGCGATCCCGCCGTCAAGACCTGGTGGTACGCCACGCCCGACCTGGTGCGGCAGACCGGACACCGGTTCGGCGTGTACGGCCACACCGTGATGCGCGACGGGATCCACCTCGATGCGGCGGCGGGCGTCGCGATGATCGATGCGTTGGATCGCGGGGAGGTGCTCGAGGCGATGCTCGATGCCGACCGCCTCGACGTGCGCGTCACGACCGTCTGAGGGGGCGTGCCGGGGCGTCGCTACAGGGCGTAGCCGCCCTGCGGGTCGTCGCGCACGAGTTCGCCGCCGCGCAGCACGAGGGTGCGGCGGCGGAGGCGATCGACGAGCTCCCTCGAGTGCGTCGCGACGAGGATCGTGGTGCCGCGGATGTTGACGTCGTTCAGCAGCTCCAGGATCTCCCAACTCGTGTCGGGATCGAGGTTCCCCGTCGGTTCGTCGCACAGCAGCAGCGGCGGGTTCGTCACCAACGCCCGACCGATGGAGACGCGTTGTTGTTCGCCCATCGAGAGTTCGATCGGGTAGGCCTTGCGCTTGTGCGCCAAACCGACCTGGCGCAGCACCTGCAGGGCGCGCTGTTCCAGGTTCCCGCGGGTCCCCGACGCGCGGAGGGCGAACTCGAGGTTCTCCAGCGCCGAGAGGTTCGGCAGCAGCGCGTGGTCCTGGAACACCATGCCGATCGCGCGGCGCAGCAGCGGGAGGCGGCGTTCGGGGAGGCGGGCGAGGTCCTGCCCGCTGACCGAGACGCGTCCCTCGGTGGGCAGCATCTGGCGGAGCATCAGCGACAGGAGCGTCGATTTGCCCGCGCCGCTGTGCCCCGTGACGTACACGAATTCGCCCTTGCGGACCTCGAAGTCGACGTCCTTCAGGGCGTGCACGTGCGTGCGCGGGAAGGTCTTCGTGACCCGCTCGAAGCGCACGACCGCCACCCTCAACCCCCGTTCGAGAGCGTCGCGACGGCGTCGCGGAGCCGCACCCAGGCGGCGTCGGCGTCGAGGTCGACGCCGACGCTCGCGGTGGCGGGGAGGCGGTCGGCGATCTCGCGTTGGTCGCAGAGCGTCATGCCGCGCGTGTGCCGGCCTGCGGTCTCGACCCGGACGTGGAGCGCTTCGGTGTCGAACAGCTCCGGGTCGCTCACGAGCAGGACCGCGAGCGGGTCGTGCATCGGGGCGGACGCCAGGCCGCTGCGGCGTTCGTACGCGCCGAGGAACGCCTCGAGCAACTCCGCGGCGAACGTCGCGACCTCGCCGCCGGCGGCGCGAAGCTCCGCGACGTGGGGCGCCCCGAGGCGGAAGCGGTGCGTGAGGTCGAGGCCGGCCATGAGGATGCGCGCGCCGCTCTCGAAGGTCGCGGCGGCCGCCTCGGGGTCGGCGAGGATGTTGAACTCCGCGGCGGGGGTGGTGTTCCCGAACGTGCGCGAGCCGCCCATGACCGAGATCCCCTTCAGGCGGCGGGGCAGGTCGGGATCGAGGCGGAGGGCGAGGGCGACGTTCGTGAGGGGGCCGGTCGCAACGAGCCACAGGCCGCCCTGCGCCTCCTCGCGTTTCGCGGCGGCCACGATTGCCTCCGCGGCGGGGGTCGCGTCGACGGGGCTGCGGGGGGTGCGTGGGGCGGGCCCCGCGAGGCCGCTGGCGCCGTGGATGTCGGGGGCGTGGAGCGGTTCGCCGACCAGGGGGCCGGCGGCGCCGCGGTGGAGCGGCGCGTCGAGGCGCGCCAGGTCCCGAATCACGCGGGCGTTGTGGGTGGTGGCGTCGAGCCCGACGTTGCCGGACACGGTGCTGAGGCCGACGAGGTCGGTGTGGACGGCGGCGTAGAACAACGCGAAGGCGTCGTCGTGCCCCGGGTCGCCGTCCCACCAGACCCGGGGGCGGGCCCCGGGGGCGGCGCTCACGCGTCGTCCTCGGCGCCGCCCCCGTCGCGCACGTCGTTTCCGTCGAGCAGGTCCTCTTCGTCGAACAGTGGGGCGGCGTCGGGCGCGTCGGCCGGGGGCGCGTCGGTCGGGACGGCGTCGGTCGGGGCCTGCGCCGTCGCCGCGTCGCGGGGGACGGCGGGCACGGCGGAGGCGGCCTCCGCGGCGTTGACCTCCTCGCCGACCTCGTCGATCTGGTCCTCGGCCAGCATGACGAGCGCCGAGACGACGCGGTCGGCGGCCCCGAGCTTCATGATCGTCACGCCCTGGCTGGAGCGACCGTAGCTGCTGACCTGCCCGACGGTCGTGCGGATGACGGTGCCGCCCTCGGAGAGGCACAACAGCTCTTCGTCGCCGGTCGTCGGGGTGAGGCTGACGAGCGGGCCGGTCCGTCCCGTGACGCGGAGCGTGATGACGCCCACGCCGCCCCGCCCGCGCCGCGGGTACTCGCTCACCGGCGTGCGTTTGCCGTAGCCGCGTTCGCTGACGGCGAGGAGTTGGGTGGCGTCTTCGTCGCTGGGCGCGATCGTCGCGAGGCTGACGACGGCGTCGTCGTCGCGGAGGCGGATGCCGATCACGCCCTGCGTGGCGCGGCCGGTTTCGCGGGCGGCGCTCTCCTCGAAGCGGATCGCCTGCCCGTCGCGGGTCGCGAGCACCACGTCGTGTTCGCCCTCCGTCATGCGGACCGCGACGAGTTCGTCGCCCTCGACGAGGTTGATGGCGATCAGGCCGGCGACGTTGATGTTGGCGTAGTCCCGGATCGCGGTGCGTTTGATGAGGCCGCGCCGCGTCGCGAAGACGAAGTACCCGTCGCGCTCGAAGTCGGGGATGGCGAGGACCGTCTGGACGGTCTCGTCGTCCTCGAGCGGGAGGATGTTGCGGATGTGGCTGCCGCGCGCGGCGCGTTCCGCTTCGGGCAGGTCGTAGATCTTCTCCCGGTAGACGCGCCCCCGGTCGGTGAAGAACGCCAGGTAGTCGTGCGTCGAGCCGACCAGCAGCAGGTCGTTGACGTCGTCCTCCTTCGCCTGCTGGCCCTTCACGCCCTTCCCGCCGCGCCCCTGCGCGCGGTAGGCGGACAGCGGCGTGCGCTTGAGGTACCCGCCGCGCGTGAGGGTGACGACCATCGCCGCTTCGGCGATCAGGTCCTCCTTGCCGATCTCGTCGGACAGGACCCCGATCTGGGTGCGGCGTTCGTCCCCGAACCGCCGTTGCACCTCCCGCAGTTCGCTTTCCACGACGCCCCAGAGTTCGTTCTCGTCACCGAGGATCGCCTTGAGTCGCGCGATGGTCTGCTGCAGCTCGGCGTACTCCTCCTCGATCTTCTGCCGTTCGAGGCCGGTGAGGCGCTGCAGGCGCATGTCGAGCACCGCCTGCGCCTGCGCTTCGCTCAGCCCGAAGCGCTCCATGAGCCCTTCGCGGGCGGTCGACGCGTCGGGGGAGTTGCGGATGAGGGTGATGACCTCGTCGAGGTTGTCGAGGGCGATGAGGTAGCCCTCGAGGACGTGCGCGCGTTCCTCGGCCTTGCGGAGTTCGAAGGCGCTACGGCGCTCGACGACCTCGGCGCGGTGGTCGAGGTAGTGCCGCATCGTGTCCTTGAGGGACAACAGCTTCGGGGACCGCCCGACGATGAGGACGTTGTTGATCGCGAAGGTGCTCTGCAGCTGGGTGTACTTGTACAGCTGGTTGAGGACCAGTTCGGGGAGGGCGCCGCGCTTGAGTTCGAACACGATGCGCATGCCCTGCCGGTCGGACTCGTCGCGAATGTTCGAGATCGTGTCGATCTTGCCGTCGCGCACGAGCTTCGCCGCGGTCTGGATGAGGCTGGTCTTGTTGACCTGGTAGGGGATCTCGGTGACGACGATCTGCGGTTTCTTGTCGCCCTTCTCGATGCGGACGCGGCCGCGCACGCGGATCGACCCGCGCCCGGTTTCGTACGCCTGGCGGATCCCCTCGTGCCCGATGATCCCGCCGGTCGGGAAGTCGGGGCCCTTGACGTGCTCCATCAGCGCGTCGAGCGACAGGTTCTTGTCGTGGATCAACGCCACGAGCCCGTCGACGATCTCGGTCAGGTTGTGCGGCGCGATGTTCGTCGCCATCCCGACGGCGATGCCGGACGCGCCGTTGACCAGCAGGTTCGGCAGCGACGAGGGCAGGACCTCCGGCTCGCTCGTGGTGCCGTCGAAGTTCTCGAGGACGTCGACGGTCTCCTTGTCGATGTCCTCGAGCAGGGTCTCGGCGACCTTCGTGAGGCGTGCTTCGGTGTAGCGGTAGGCGGCGGCGGGGTCGCCGTCGATCGAGCCGAAGTTCCCCTGGCCGTCGATCAGCGGGTAGCGCACGTTCCACGGTTGCGCCATGCGGACCATCGCCTCGTACACGGCGGAGTCGCCGTGCGGGTGGTACTTCTTGATGACCTCGCCGACGACCCCGGCGCTCTTGGAGTACTTGCGGTTGCTGGCGAGCCCCTCCTGATCCATCGCGTAGAGGATGCGGCGCTGCACCGGCTTGAGGCCGTCGCGGACGTCGGGCAGCGCCCGGTCGACGATGACCGACATGGCGTAGTTGATGAAACTCGTTTTGATCTCGTCCGTCAGCGCGACGGACACCACGTGACCTTCGTTCAAGGGGAAGCCTCCTTCGACGTGCGCCCGGCGGCGCGACGCCGCGGATGTCCTTCGAGTGTACCACCCCCACCGCCCGCACGGGCCCGACCGGGGGCGCGAGGACGCGTCCCCGACGGCGCTTCTCCCGGACGCCCCCGGTCCGGGGAGGGGGCCGACGCGTGGTAGCGTCCCGGCCATGATCGACCGCTACGCCACCCCCGAGATGCGCGAGCGCTGGAGCGACCGCGCGCGGCTGCGTCGCTGGTGGCGGGTCGAACTCGCCGCCGTCCGCGCCTGGGAGGCGCGCGGCGACGTGCCCGCCGGCACCGCCGACGCCCTCGACGCCGCCGAACGCGCCCACCCGCTCGACGACGCCTTCGTCGCGCGCGTCGCGGAGATCGAGCGCGACACCCGCCACGACGTCGTCGCCTTCACCCGCGCCCTCTCCGAACGGTTCGGGGCGGACGCCCGCTGGATCCACATGGGCCTCACCTCCACCGACGTCGTCGACACCGCGCAGAACCTCGCGCTCGTCGACGCGATCGACGACGTCGCCGCCGACCTCGCCGCGGTCCGCGCGCAGCTGCGGACCCTCGCCGACCGCCATCGCGACACCCTCACGATCGGCCGTAGCCACGGCGTGCACGCCGAACCCATGCCGTTCGGCGTGAAGTGGCTCGGGTTCGACGCCGCCGCGGAGCGCGACGAGGGGCGCCTCGCCCGCGCGCGGGAGGCGGTCGGCGTCGCGATGTTGTCGGGGTCGGTCGGGACGTACGCGCACGTCCCACCGGACGTCGAGGCGCACGCCGCCGCCGCCCTCGACCTGACGCCCGACCCCCTCAGCACGCAGGTCGTGGCGCGCGACCGGCACGCGGAGCTGCTGAGCGCGTTGGCGCTCGTGGGCACGACGATCGAGCGCATCGCGCTCGAGGTCCGCCACCTCCAACGCAGCGACGTCCGCGAGGTGCGCGAGGGGTTCGCGCCCGGCCAGACCGGGTCGTCCTCGATGCCGCACAAGAAGAACCCGATCGCGTCGGAGAACCTGACCGGCGTCGCGCGCCTCCTGCGGGGCTTCGTCGGTCCCGCCCTCGAGGACGTCGCGCTGTGGCACGAGCGCGACATCAGCCACAGCTCCGTCGAGCGGGTGGTGCTGCCCGACGCGACGACCCTCGCGAGCTACGCCCTGCGCCGCACCGCGACGCTGCTCGAACGGCTGGTGGTCGACGCCGCCCGCATGCGCGCGAACGTCGACGCCCTGCACGGCCTCGTGTACAGCCAAGCGGCGCTGCACGCCCTGCTGCGGACCGGCCTGACGCGGGAACGCGCCTACGACCTCGTCCAGCGCGCCGCCCTCCGCGCGTGGGAGGGGGAGGGCACGCTGCAGGACCTGCTCGCCGCCGACCCCGACGTGACCCTCACCGACGCCGAGCTCGCGGCGGCGTTCGACCCCGCGCCGTACCTCGCGCACGTCGACGCCCTCTACGCGAGGCGGGGCCTCCCGCGGGAGGGCGCGTGACGTTCGCGGCCGCCCCCCTCGACGGCGTGACGCTGGACCGCGACGCCGCGGAACCCCGGTGGCGCGCCACGTACGCGCCGGGCGACGCGGCGCCCGCCGCCCGCCTGTTCGGCGCCTGCGACGCCGCGGGCGTCGCGACCGCCTTCGGCGAGCGCGACGGGGACGTCCTCCTGGGGCGCGCCGCCGCGTCCGAGGCGCCCCACGTCCTGGGGGCGGTCGTCCGCAACCGCGCCGCCGGCGCCTTCGCGGCGCGGTACGGCGTCGAGGTCGGTCGCGACCTCGACCCGCGCGTCGTCGAGTGGCGGCTCGAGGTGGCGGCCCTCGGTCGGCCGCTCTGCAACGACGCGACCGCCGTCGCGATCGGCGCGGTGGACGAGCACGACCTCGAGGGGGCGTGGGAGGCGAGCGTCGCGGTGAACGAGGCGCTCGGCCCGTGGCTGGAGGCGCGAGGTCTCGACCTCGCGGAGCTGGCGCTCCGTTTCGCCCGAGGCGAGGACGGCGCATGGGTCGTGCTCGGGCCGTTCACGCCCGCCTCGCTCACGCTGTGGGACCTGGACGCCGACGAGGACGCCACGCCCGTCCCGCGCGACGTCGCCGCCGCCCGGATCCTGGAGGATCCGGCGTGAGCGTCCGGACGCGGGCCCACGTCACCCTCGCGGCGCGGGCCGGCGCCCCGGATCCCGACGCCGACGCCGCCCGCGCCGCCCTGCGCGCGGTCGGTGCCGACGGCGTCCTCGACGTCGCGGCGGGCCGCATCGTGGTGTTCGACCTCGCGGGCGCGCCGGAGGCGGTCGCCGGCGAGGTCCGGCGCCTCGCCGACGCCCTGGTGCGCGATCCCGAGCTCGAGGTCGCCGACGTCGCGCTCGAGGCGCTGGATCCGGACGCCCCCGACGCCCTCGGGGCGGAGGGGGTGCAGGCGGACGGGTTCGAGACGGACGGTTCCGAGGCGGACGGTTCCCAGGCAGAGGCGCCCGACGGGGCCCGGCCCGACGGCGGGGCGACGTGAGCGACGCGCCGTACGAGGCGGTCGTGCCGGCCGACGGCAGGCGGGTCGGGCGGGCCTTGTTCGTGCACGGCTTCGCCGAGCACGCCGGCCGCTACCGCCCCTTCGCCGAACGTCTCGCCGCCGCTGGCGTCGAAACGACGCTGCTGGACCTCCCGGGCCACGGACGGAGTCCCGGGCCCCGCGGACGCATCGACGACGCCGAGGCGCTCGTGGACCGGCTCGCGGCCCGCCTGGCGGACCTCGGGCGGGACGGCACGCCCGTCGCCGCCCTCGGCCACAGTTTCGGGGGGGCGCTCCTCCTGCGCGCCGCCCAACGCCCCGGGCACGACACGCGCATCGTGGCGGTCACCGGCCCCTACCTCGCGAGCGCCCTCGCGACGCCCGCGTGGCTGCTGGCGCTCGTGGGCGCCGCCTCCCGGGTCGCGCCGGGCCTCCGGACCCGCCCCGTCCCGTCCGGCACCGTCTCGGGCGTCCGCGACGAGGTGGAGGCGTACGACCGCGACCCGCTCGTCGATCGGGGCGGCGTCCGCCTTGCGTCGCTCCGGGAGTTGCACGCCCTCGGGCCCCGCGTCCTCGCCGATGCGGCACGGACCCGCGTCCCGGTCGTGATCGTCCACGGTGCCGACGACGCCCTCGCCGCGGTCGAAGGGAGTCGCGCCTTCGCCGCCGCCTCCGGCGCGGCGGAGGTGGACCTGCACGTCGTCCCGAACGGCGCGCACGACCTGCTGCACGACGTCGCGGCGACGGACGTCGCCGCGCGGCTCCTGCAGGCGGTGCGGGCGGCGGGCGTGGCCCGCCCGAGCGGGGCGGCGGCGCCCGGCTAGGGGGCGGGCGCCTCGAACACGAGGCACTTCAGGTACCGCCCCTCGGGGAACGTCGGGAGGACCGGGTGGTCGAGGGGCTGCCTGCCCCGCTCGGCGAGGCGGAGGTCCACGCCGGCGTCCTCGAGGCCGCCGCGGACGGCGGCTTCGAAGGCGGCCGGCGCGACCTGCGCGGTGCACGACGCCGTCGCCAGGACCCCGCCGGGCGCCAGCAGCGACGCCGCCCCCGCGTTGAGGCGGCGGTAGGCGCGGACCGCCCGCGCCCGCTGCGCCTTGCGCCGCGCGAGCGAGGGCGGATCGAGGATCACCAGGTCGAAGCGTTCCCCGGCGGCCGCCAGGTCGGGGAGGAGCGCGAAGACGTCCGCCTCCAACGCCCGGTGGCGGGCGGGATCCAGGTCGTTCGCGGCGACGTTGCGCTCGGCATCCCGCAGGGCGGGGCCGGCGACGTCGACCGTCCACGCCTCGCGGGCTCCCCCCGCGAGCGCCGCGACGCTGAACCCCCCGGCGTACCCGAACAGGTTCAGGACGCGCGCGCCCTCCGCGCGGTCGCGGATGCGGCGCCGGTGCTCGCGGTGGTCGAGGAACAGGCCGGTCTTCTGGCCCTCGCGGAGGTTCGCGAGGAAGCGCAGGCCGTGCTCGCGCACCGTCACCTCGGGTGGGGGCGCCTCGCCGGCCAGGACCTCGAGGTCGCCGTCCACGCGCCGCACGACGCCCTTGAGGCGCGCGGCGCGCAGCAGCGCCTTCGCGATGCGCGGCAGGCGCCCCTCGAGGGCGGCGGCGTGCAGCTCGACGACCGCGTGGCGGCCGTAGCGATCCGCCACGAGGCCGGGAAGGCCGTCCCCCTCCCCGAACACCAGCCGGTAGGCGGTGTGGCCCGCCTCGCGGAGCGGGGCGCGGGCCGCGACCGCCCGCTCGATCGCGGCCTCCCACCAGCGTTCGTGCGGGGGCACCCCCCACGTCACCAGCCGCACGCCGATCGCGCCCGACGCGTCGTAGAGCCCGAACGCCACCTCGGGCCCCGCCTCGACGCGCACGAGCTCGCCCCCCTGCAGGCCGTGGCGCGGGAGGGCGTCGCGGTAGATCCACGGGTGGCGGGAGGTGAGGACCGACGCGAACGCCGGCCCGAGGTGCAGCGTCGCGGCCGGGCCTTCGCTCACGCCACGCTCGCGAGCGCCTTCGCGCGCGCCAGGACGGCGTCCATCATGGCGGGCGTGAGCCGGCCCGTGTTCGTGTTCTGGAAGCTCGGGTGGTAGCCGTCCACCAGCACGTGCGCCGCGCCGCCGGGGTAGGCGGCCGGCAGGTCGTGCACCGCGCCGTGCGCGAACGGGTGGCGGGCCTTCACGACCGGCGCGCCGCGCGCGGCGAGGCGATCGAGGTAGGCGGCGTGCGCGAACGCCCCGAACGCCAGCACGACCCGCAGGTCGGGCAGGTGCGCGAGGTCGTCCTCCAGCCACGGCCGGCACGCCGCCGCCTCGGCCCGCGTGGGCTTGTTGCCCGGCGGGACGCACCGCACGGCGGCGGTGATCCACGTACGCCGCAGCTGCAGGCCGTCGTGCCGCCCCTCGCTGTCGGGGCGGTCGGCGAGGCCGGCGCGGTGCAGGGCGGGGAACAGGAAGGCGCCCGACGCGTCGCCGGTGAACTGGCGACCGGTCCGGTTGGACCCGTGCGCGCCCGGCGCCAACCCCAGGATCGCGAGGCGCGCGCCGCGGTCCCCGAACCCGGGCACCGGCGCACCCCAGTACGTCTCGTGCCGGTAGCTCGCGCGCTTGTCGCGCGCGACCGCCTCGCGGTGCGCGACGAGCCGCGGGCAGCGCCGGCAGGTGCGCAGGGCGTCGGGCAGGTGCTCGACGGTGCCGCCCCCGTCGACCGGGTCGCTCACGCCTCGCGCAGGGCGCGCTCGATGCGGTCCAACGCGTCGTCGACGATGCCGCGCGACGTCGCGAAGTTCAGGCGGGCGAAGCCCGCACCGGCCGGCCCGAACGACGCGCCGTCGTTCAGCGCCAGGCGGGCGCGGTCCCGCAGCAGGCCGGCGGGATCCTCGGCGAGCGGCGTGTCGCGAAAGTCGAGCCAGGCGAGGTACGTCGCCTCCGGCGCGTGGTGGCGGACGCCCGGCATCGCCGCGACGCGCGCCGCGACGTGATCGCGGTTGCCCTTCAGGTACGCCAGCGTGTCCTCGAACCAGGCGTCGGCGTCGCGCACGGCGGCGAGGGCGCCCCATTGCGACACCGCCGGCGCCGGCATCGCCACGCCGAACGCCGCGGCCTTGAAGCGCGCCAGGACGTCGGGGTCCTCCGCGATCGCGAAGCCGATCTTCAGGCCGGCGAGGTTGAACGCCTTCGTCGGCCCGATCAGCGTCACCGTCCGCTTCGCGATCTCGGGGGAGAGCGACGCGAAGGGGGTGTGCGTCGGCCCGAAGTTCAGGTCGGCGTGCAGTTCGTCGCTGACGACGAACAGGCGGTGATCCAGGACGCGGGACGCGAGCGTCTCGAGCTCGTTCACGTCGAACACCCGACCGGTCGGGTTGTGCGGGTGGCACAGCATCAACAACCGCGACGACGGCGTGATGGCGGCGTCCAGCGCGCCTTCGTCGAGGCGGTAGCCCTCCCCGTCGTCGCGCAGGTCGACCGACTGAAACGTCCGGCCCTGGTTCTCGGTCGCGAGGCGGAACGGCGGGTAGACCGGGGTGGGCGCGACGACGCCGTCGCCCTGCGCGGCGAACGCCTTCACGGCGGTGTAGAGGCCGGCGACGGTGCCGGGCGTGATCCAGATCGCCTCGGGGTCGACCGTCCAGCCCTGCCGTCGCGCGAGGCGGTCGGCGACCGCCTCGCGCAGCCCGGGAATGCCGGTCCATTCGGGGTAGCCGAACGTGTCGCCGTCGGCGAACGCCTTCAGGGCCTCGCGGATGGGGGTGGCGACGGGGAAGTCCATGTCGGCCACCCAGAGGGGGAGGACGTCGTCGTCGTACGCCCGCCACTTCAGGAGTGGCCGACGCCGAAGCCCGTCGGCGTCCAGCGCGTCGTAGGGATGCGTCATGGCCGGACGATAGCAGGCCCCCCGCCGCCCCGCCGCGGGGGCGCGCGGCGGCGTCCGGCAGCGGGTAGGGTCGGGGCATGCACCTGACGATCGCCGTGCCGGCGTGGGCGCGCAGCTGGCTGTCGGACCACACCGACATGCACCGCCGGGAGCGACCCGTCGACCCCGCCACCACGCCCGTCCTGGAGGTGGACCTGCCCGACGACGCGTACTACGAGTACGCCTTCCGCGACGCCGACGGCCGCGTCCGGGCGGACCCCGCACGGCCGGAGCGCGCGGAGAACTCCTGGTACGACGCGGTCACCGCGGTCCGCGGCCCCGCCTACGCCCCGCACCCGCTGGCCGCACCCGACGCGGAACCGACCGGGACCCTCCGCCGCCTCCGGGTGGACGCCGGAGCCACGGCGCCGCGCCGCGTGGCGCTGTACGAGCCGGCCGACCTGGCCGGCCCCGCCCCGCTCGTGGTGGCGCACGACGGCACCGCCTACCTGCGCGTCGCCCGCCTCCCCGCCGTCCTGGACGCGCTGATCGCGGCGGGCCGCGTGCCGCCGGTCCGCGTCGCGTTCCTCGACCCCCGGACGCCCGCCGTCCGCACCGAGGAGTACGGGTACGCCGACGCCTACCAGGAGGCCCTCGCCCAGTTCGTGCTACCCGCCCTCCGGCGCGAAGCGGAGGCGAACACGCTGTACGCGCTCGGAGCGTCGCTCGGGGGGCTCGCCTGGTTCGAGGCCGCCTGGCGCGACCCGGCGGCGTTCGCCGGACTGGCGCTGCAATCCCCCGCGTTCCTCGGGACGCCCCGCGACCGCCGCTTCCACGGCCTCGAGGCCAGCTGGCCGCTGGAGGTCCTCACCCGCCGTGATGGGCCGCTCCCGTGGCGCGTGTCGCAGGAGGTGGGGACGTTCGATTGGTTGCACGACGTCAACGCCCGCGCTGCGGACGCGTTCGCGGCGCGGGCCGCGGCGCACCGCTTCGCGGTGCGTTCGGCGGGGCACAACTGGACGTTCTGGCGCGACGGCCTCCCCGACGCGCTCACCTTCCTGCTGGCGCCCTGACGCCGCAGGGGCGTCGCGATCGGGCGGCGCGAGGCCGCGGTAGCATGACGTTCATGAGCGACTTCCGCATCGAACGCGACACGCTCGGCGAGGTGCGCGTCCCCGCCGACCGCTACTGGGGCGCGCAGACCCAACGTTCGCTCGGCAACTTCCCGATCGGGGGGCCGGAGCAACGCATGCCGATCGAGATCGTGCACGCCTTCGCGGTCCTGAAGAAGGCCGCGGCGCGCGTC
It encodes the following:
- a CDS encoding nucleoside hydrolase, which encodes MSAAPGARPRVWWDGDPGHDDAFALFYAAVHTDLVGLSTVSGNVGLDATTHNARVIRDLARLDAPLHRGAAGPLVGEPLHAPDIHGASGLAGPAPRTPRSPVDATPAAEAIVAAAKREEAQGGLWLVATGPLTNVALALRLDPDLPRRLKGISVMGGSRTFGNTTPAAEFNILADPEAAAATFESGARILMAGLDLTHRFRLGAPHVAELRAAGGEVATFAAELLEAFLGAYERRSGLASAPMHDPLAVLLVSDPELFDTEALHVRVETAGRHTRGMTLCDQREIADRLPATASVGVDLDADAAWVRLRDAVATLSNGG
- a CDS encoding metallophosphoesterase: MIKLVAIGDVHARFEVLWRALRATGAATAAYEPSDAVIEGRIEVVCTGDLVHPKNAAAYGALVGVTRFDPGDQEHLRRAARVQVRELRRVRRFVDAAQGHVTITLGNHDDAVVPPRRALGSGRMPHAEFDPERGGEALPDDLVAWFASFPRAWSRDGVQVAHAGPTPGMQTFDDFFYGDPAVKTWWYATPDLVRQTGHRFGVYGHTVMRDGIHLDAAAGVAMIDALDRGEVLEAMLDADRLDVRVTTV
- the gyrA gene encoding DNA gyrase subunit A, producing the protein MNEGHVVSVALTDEIKTSFINYAMSVIVDRALPDVRDGLKPVQRRILYAMDQEGLASNRKYSKSAGVVGEVIKKYHPHGDSAVYEAMVRMAQPWNVRYPLIDGQGNFGSIDGDPAAAYRYTEARLTKVAETLLEDIDKETVDVLENFDGTTSEPEVLPSSLPNLLVNGASGIAVGMATNIAPHNLTEIVDGLVALIHDKNLSLDALMEHVKGPDFPTGGIIGHEGIRQAYETGRGSIRVRGRVRIEKGDKKPQIVVTEIPYQVNKTSLIQTAAKLVRDGKIDTISNIRDESDRQGMRIVFELKRGALPELVLNQLYKYTQLQSTFAINNVLIVGRSPKLLSLKDTMRHYLDHRAEVVERRSAFELRKAEERAHVLEGYLIALDNLDEVITLIRNSPDASTAREGLMERFGLSEAQAQAVLDMRLQRLTGLERQKIEEEYAELQQTIARLKAILGDENELWGVVESELREVQRRFGDERRTQIGVLSDEIGKEDLIAEAAMVVTLTRGGYLKRTPLSAYRAQGRGGKGVKGQQAKEDDVNDLLLVGSTHDYLAFFTDRGRVYREKIYDLPEAERAARGSHIRNILPLEDDETVQTVLAIPDFERDGYFVFATRRGLIKRTAIRDYANINVAGLIAINLVEGDELVAVRMTEGEHDVVLATRDGQAIRFEESAARETGRATQGVIGIRLRDDDAVVSLATIAPSDEDATQLLAVSERGYGKRTPVSEYPRRGRGGVGVITLRVTGRTGPLVSLTPTTGDEELLCLSEGGTVIRTTVGQVSSYGRSSQGVTIMKLGAADRVVSALVMLAEDQIDEVGEEVNAAEAASAVPAVPRDAATAQAPTDAVPTDAPPADAPDAAPLFDEEDLLDGNDVRDGGGAEDDA
- the purB gene encoding adenylosuccinate lyase, translated to MIDRYATPEMRERWSDRARLRRWWRVELAAVRAWEARGDVPAGTADALDAAERAHPLDDAFVARVAEIERDTRHDVVAFTRALSERFGADARWIHMGLTSTDVVDTAQNLALVDAIDDVAADLAAVRAQLRTLADRHRDTLTIGRSHGVHAEPMPFGVKWLGFDAAAERDEGRLARAREAVGVAMLSGSVGTYAHVPPDVEAHAAAALDLTPDPLSTQVVARDRHAELLSALALVGTTIERIALEVRHLQRSDVREVREGFAPGQTGSSSMPHKKNPIASENLTGVARLLRGFVGPALEDVALWHERDISHSSVERVVLPDATTLASYALRRTATLLERLVVDAARMRANVDALHGLVYSQAALHALLRTGLTRERAYDLVQRAALRAWEGEGTLQDLLAADPDVTLTDAELAAAFDPAPYLAHVDALYARRGLPREGA
- a CDS encoding ATP-binding cassette domain-containing protein; the protein is MRFERVTKTFPRTHVHALKDVDFEVRKGEFVYVTGHSGAGKSTLLSLMLRQMLPTEGRVSVSGQDLARLPERRLPLLRRAIGMVFQDHALLPNLSALENLEFALRASGTRGNLEQRALQVLRQVGLAHKRKAYPIELSMGEQQRVSIGRALVTNPPLLLCDEPTGNLDPDTSWEILELLNDVNIRGTTILVATHSRELVDRLRRRTLVLRGGELVRDDPQGGYAL